Within the Acidimicrobiales bacterium genome, the region ACACACTGCTCGCGCAGCCAACTTGGTCCACGACCTCGGTCGTCGAGGGCCGTCAGCACCAGCTCGAGGCTGCCCAGAACCAGCTTGGCCAGTTCGGATGCACTCACCCGGCGTTCGATGAGGTCGTCCAGAACCGTCACCGGCCGCCCTATGGCCTCGGCCAGGCCAGGTTGGGGCCTCAGGTTCAGACCCACACCGATCACGGCCCGCTTGCCATAGGGCGAGTCGACGAGTTCGCCCAGAACGCCTGCGAGCTTTGCCGTGTGGCCATCTACCTCGTGAGGGCCGACCAGGTCGTTGGGCCACTGCATTCGAGCATCCGCGCCCAAGGTGCGACAGGCGGCGGCCGTGGCGAAGCCGACGGCTGTCGAAAGGAGATGAACCTGCTCCATCGGGCGAGAGTCGAACAGGATCGACATCAACATGCCCGATCCGGGAGGCGACTCCCAGACGCGGCC harbors:
- a CDS encoding biotin--[acetyl-CoA-carboxylase] ligase is translated as MTQIELPEATAVEGTRFRLAELDSVTSTNTILAEAAHRTVDPWYVLRADHQSAGHGRQGRVWESPPGSGMLMSILFDSRPMEQVHLLSTAVGFATAAACRTLGADARMQWPNDLVGPHEVDGHTAKLAGVLGELVDSPYGKRAVIGVGLNLRPQPGLAEAIGRPVTVLDDLIERRVSASELAKLVLGSLELVLTALDDRGRGPSWLREQCVEISATIGSQISVTTPAGTFSGRAVDIDTMGHLVLETEHGRRTFEVGDIDAAAQA